In Gadus morhua chromosome 2, gadMor3.0, whole genome shotgun sequence, a single window of DNA contains:
- the LOC115532459 gene encoding RAD52 motif-containing protein 1-like has product MEVDIIEFKAPTESNKALFIWDLQAGYSHAYIYERVFSAFSSFGPLFLVKVLPNSPSVSPGFYSLVKFYCSRHALQAQRSTDGTLLFQSTPVKLKVLPSDSLEEGQGHKANGRSQEVSGRSPKVSGRSKTRLRYRCLLELSFPQHDVSSRGVAVIEETFSLSGE; this is encoded by the exons atggaggtggacatTATAGAGTTCAAAGCGCCGACGGAAAGCAACAAAGCTCTCTTCATATGGGACCTCCAGGCCGGCTACAGCCACGCCTACATCTAT GAGAGGGTGTTCTCTGCGTTCTCCTCCTTCGGACCCCTCTTCCTGGTCAAGGTGCTCCCCaactctccctctgtgtctcctggCTTCTACTCGCTGGTGAAGTTCTACTGCTCCAGACACGCCCTGCAGGCCCAGAGATCTACTGATGGAACCCTCCTGTTCCAGAGCACTCCTGTCAAG CTGAAAGTGTTGCCTTCTGATTCTCTGGAAGAGGGGCAGGGCCATAAGGCCAatgggaggagccaggaggTAAGTGGGAGGAGCCCGAAGGTCAGTGGGAGGAGCAAGACGAGGCTGCGCTACAGGTGTTTACTGGAGCTGTCGTTTCCCCAACACGACGTTTCATCAAGAGGAGTGGCCGTCATAGAGGAGACCTTCTCCCTGTCTG
- the LOC115532451 gene encoding RAD52 motif-containing protein 1-like yields MEVDIIEFKAPTESNKALFIWDLQAGYSHAYIYERVFSAFSSFGPLFLVKVLPNSPSVSPGFYSLVKFYCSRHALQAQRSTDGTLLFQSTPVKVRLSTRQAPFLQFDNHSRCLELANHCLGFNGWSTRIINLKVLPSDSLEERQGHEASGRSQEVSGRSPKVSGRSKTTLRYRCLLELSFPQHNVSSREVAVIEETFSLSGE; encoded by the exons atggaggtggacatTATAGAGTTCAAAGCGCCGACGGAAAGCAACAAAGCTCTCTTCATATGGGACCTCCAGGCCGGCTACAGCCACGCCTACATCTAT GAGAGGGTGTTCTCTGCGTTCTCCTCCTTCGGACCCCTCTTCCTGGTCAAGGTGCTCCCCaactctccctctgtgtctcctggCTTCTACTCGCTGGTGAAGTTCTACTGCTCCAGACACGCCCTGCAGGCCCAGAGATCTACTGATGGAACCCTCCTGTTCCAGAGCACTCCTGTCAAG GTAAGACTCAGTACCCGACAGGCTCCCTTCCTCCAATTTGACAACCACTCCCGCTGCCTGGAACTGGCCAATCACTGCCTGGGCTTCAACGGCTGGTCCACACGCATCATTAAT CTGAAAGTGTTGCCTTCTGATTCTCTGGAAGAGAGGCAGGGCCATGAGgccagtgggaggagccaggaggTAAGTGGGAGGAGCCCGAAGGTCAGTGGGAGGAGCAAGACGACGCTGCGCTACAGGTGTTTACTGGAGCTGTCGTTTCCCCAACACAACGTTTCATCAAGAGAAGTGGCCGTCATAGAGGAGACCTTCTCCCTGTCTG GTGAATGA